One genomic segment of Gossypium arboreum isolate Shixiya-1 chromosome 3, ASM2569848v2, whole genome shotgun sequence includes these proteins:
- the LOC108474396 gene encoding protein NUCLEAR FUSION DEFECTIVE 4-like, translated as MGYHETYSLNAWKWLGFVSAVWVQAISGNNYTFSNYSDAIKTLMNLTQLELNNLSVAKDIGKAFGLLAGLASDRLPTPVILLIGAIEGLIGYGVQWLVVSQKIQPLPYWQMCIFLCMGGNSTTWMNTAVLVTCIRNFRRNRGPVSGILKGYVGLSTAIFTDICSALFSDNPAKFLIMLSVIPFAVCLTAVFFLRETPQSVSVAAEKEEARYFAIFNIVAVVVAFYLLAYDFIGSTNQVFSLVFVIILLVLLASPSAVPVYSFCKSWRLARFAPDVERREPLLEQEANAAAERNEVINDETPVAVEEAVVVEKSRPVLGEDHTIFEAMGTWDFWLLFVSFLCGVGTGLAVMNNMAQIGLALGHADVSIFVSLISIWGFFGRITSGSVSEYFLKKAGTPRPLWNAASQILMAVGFLVMALAMPGCLYIGSIIIGACYGVRLAVSVPVASELFGLKYYGLLYNVLILNLPIGSFLFSGLLAGYLYDAQATPTPGGGNTCVGSHCYRLVFIIMALASILGFGLDVLLTIRSKYIYTKIFTRRKSKKPSTTTESNGQ; from the exons ATGGGGTATCATGAAACTTACAGTCTCAATGCCTGGAAATGGCTAGGCTTCGTTTCTGCTGTATGGGTTCAAGCTATTTCAGGCAATAACTATACATTTTCCAACTATTCCGATGCCATCAAGACCCTTATGAACCTTACCCAGCTCGAGCTTAACAATTTATCGGTAGCTAAAGATATCGGTAAAGCTTTTGGTCTCCTCGCCGGTCTTGCCTCTGACCGTTTACCCACCCCAGTTATTCTCCTTATCGGTGCTATTGAAGGGTTGATCGGTTATGGTGTTCAATGGTTAGTCGTCAGTCAGAAAATTCAACCATTGCCTTACTGGCAG ATGTGTATATTTCTTTGCATGGGAGGTAACAGCACGACATGGATGAACACAGCGGTGTTAGTGACATGCATCCGTAACTTCCGTCGTAACCGTGGACCGGTTTCCGGTATATTAAAAGGTTACGTGGGTCTTAGCACCGCCATTTTTACAGACATTTGCTCCGCTTTATTCTCAGATAACCCCGCCAAGTTCCTAATCATGTTATCCGTTATCCCTTTTGCCGTTTGCCTCACCGCCGTCTTTTTCCTCCGTGAAACCCCTCAGTCCGTCTCCGTCGCTGCGGAAAAAGAAGAAGCTCGCTATTTCGCTATATTCAACATCGTCGCCGTCGTGGTTGCCTTTTATCTATTAGCCTATGACTTTATCGGTTCGACCAATCAAGTCTTTTCACTCGTTTTCGTTATTATACTTCTCGTTTTACTCGCTAGTCCGTCGGCGGTGCCGGTTTATTCTTTTTGCAAGAGCTGGCGCTTGGCCAGGTTCGCACCCGACGTGGAGCGACGGGAACCGCTGCTGGAACAAGAAGCTAATGCGGCGGCGGAGAGAAATGAGGTTATTAACGATGAAACGCCGGTTGCGGTGGAGGAAGCGGTGGTGGTGGAAAAGAGTAGGCCGGTGCTAGGAGAGGACCACACAATTTTTGAGGCGATGGGGACATGGGACTTTTGGCTTTTGTTTGTGTCGTTTTTGTGTGGGGTGGGTACCGGTTTGGCAGTGATGAATAACATGGCACAGATCGGTCTGGCCCTTGGCCACGCCGACGTTTCGATTTTTGTGTCGCTCATCAGTATCTGGGGTTTCTTCGGTCGGATCACCTCGGGTTCGGTTTCGGAATATTTTCTCAA GAAAGCTGGAACACCTAGGCCTCTTTGGAATGCAGCATCTCAGATCCTCATGGCGGTCGGGTTCCTTGTTATGGCATTAGCAATGCCCGGTTGCCTTTACATCGGCTCGATCATTATCGGCGCCTGTTACGGAGTCCGTCTAGCGGTTTCAGTCCCCGTCGCCTCGGAACTATTCGGTCTCAAATATTATGGTTTACTCTACAATGTCTTAATCCTCAACCTTCCCATCGGTTCTTTCCTCTTTTCCGGCTTGCTCGCGGGCTACCTATACGATGCCCAGGCCACCCCAACACCAGGTGGTGGGAATACTTGTGTAGGAAGTCATTGTTACAGGCTTGTGTTCATCATAATGGCTTTAGCCTCAATTCTCGGATTCGGTTTGGATGTTTTATTAACAATAAGATCCAAGTACATCTATACCAAGATATTCACCCGCCGGAAATCAAAGAAACCGTCGACGACGACGGAGTCCAATGGCCAATAA
- the LOC108474460 gene encoding thaumatin-like protein 1, whose product MDLHFVTILALIIFLITPKGVYGASFTFINRCDYTVWPGILANAGTPSLGTTGFELPKDSSRSFQAPTGWSGRFWGRTGCKFDGSGSGTCVTGDCGSGQVECNGLGAVPPVTLAEFTLGTTGGQDFYDVSLVDGYNMPMIVEGRGGSGLCSSTGCTTDLNRKCPTELRVGDGDACKSACEAFGSPEYCCSGAYGTPATCKPSVYSEMFKAACPRSYSYAYDDATSTFTCTGADYTLTFCPSSPSKKSSKDATPVPAVPEETTPTTGSTPQGSGSESGLTYSSTTSSTPQGSGSESGLTYSGNGYEYSDSGSGYGYSGSGYLNSGYGYSGSGSGSDSISDPDGTGKTILTDGSWLAGLAMGDSPRTTPWILQYALIASTSLLLMFTFIM is encoded by the exons ATGGATCTTCATTTCGTCACCATTTTAGCTCTCATTATCTTCCTTATAACCCCAAAAG GTGTATATGGTGCTTCGTTCACATTCATCAACCGGTGTGATTACACTGTATGGCCTGGTATATTAGCAAATGCAGGTACTCCTAGTCTGGGAACCACCGGATTCGAGCTCCCAAAAGACTCTTCTCGTTCATTCCAAGCTCCGACGGGTTGGTCCGGTCGTTTTTGGGGTCGAACGGGGTGTAAATTCGACGGATCCGGCTCCGGAACTTGTGTCACTGGCGATTGCGGGTCGGGTCAAGTAGAATGCAACGGACTCGGTGCTGTTCCGCCGGTGACTCTAGCTGAGTTCACTCTTGGAACAACCGGTGGTCAAGATTTTTACGATGTTAGTCTCGTCGATGGTTATAATATGCCTATGATCGTTGAAGGCCGTGGTGGGTCGGGCCTTTGTTCTTCAACGGGTTGTACGACTGATCTGAACCGAAAATGCCCGACGGAACTACGAGTCGGTGATGGTGATGCTTGTAAGAGCGCGTGCGAAGCGTTTGGGAGCCCTGAGTATTGTTGTAGCGGCGCGTATGGTACACCCGCCACTTGTAAACCGTCGGTTTATTCCGAGATGTTTAAGGCGGCGTGTCCGAGATCTTATAGCTATGCGTATGATGATGCTACGAGTACTTTTACTTGCACCGGTGCTGACTATACGCTGACGTTTTGTCCCTCCTCTCCTAG TAAAAAATCTTCCAAAGATGCTACACCGGTACCGGCAGTTCCGGAAGAAACTACCCCAACAACAGGTTCAACACCACAAGGATCAGGTTCGGAATCGGGGTTAACTTATTCGTCGACGACAAGTTCAACACCACAAGGATCAGGGTCGGAATCAGGGTTAACTTATTCGGGTAATGGTTACGAGTATTCGGATTCAGGTTCCGGTTATGGGTACTCAGGTTCAGGATATTTGAATTCTGGTTATGGATACTCGGGCTCGGGTTCGGGTTCGGATTCGATCTCCGATCCGGATGGAACCGGTAAAACAATTTTGACAGATGGGTCATGGTTAGCTGGTTTGGCCATGGGAGATTCACCGAGAACAACTCCTTGGATTCTACAGTATGCACTCATTGCATCAACTTCTCtccttttaatgtttacatttatAATGTAA
- the LOC108474467 gene encoding 26S proteasome non-ATPase regulatory subunit 4 homolog yields MVLEATMICIDNSEWMRNGDYSPSRFQAQADAVSLICGAKTQSNPENTVGILTMAGKGVRVLTTPTSDLGKILACMHGLEMGGEMNLAAGIQIAQLALKHRQNKLQHQRIIVFAGSPIKYEKKVLEMIGKKLKKNSVALDIVDFGEDEDGKPDKLEALLASVNNNDSSHIVHVPPGQNALSDVLISTPVFTGDGEGGGGFAAHAASVGVTNFDFGVDPNIDPELALALRVSMEEERARQEAAAKKAAEESSNPEKEEEVQPQSDSQHATEQVTDPMDEDDALLKHALALSMNIPGSDSSAGDAEMSEATNDQELAMALQMSMQDSSKDQSSESDVSKVLGDQSFMSSILSSLPGVDPNDPNVKDLLASLPGQSESQEKKNEDEQPKDDK; encoded by the exons ATGGTTCTCGAG GCGACTATGATATGCATTGATAACTCAGAATGGATGCGAAACGGCGATTATTCACCCTCTCGATTTCAAGCACAAGCTGACGCCGTTAGTCTTATTTGTGGAGCTAAAACCCAG TCTAATCCGGAGAATACGGTTGGGATTTTGACTATGGCGGGCAAAGGTGTACGTGTATTGACTACTCCTACTAGTGATCTCGGCAAAATCTTGGCTTGCATGCACG GTCTTGAAATGGGGGGTGAGATGAACCTAGCAGCTGGAATTCAGATTGCTCAGCTGGCCCTTAAGCATCGCCAAAACAAACTTCAACATCAAAGGATTATAGTTTTTGCTGGAAG TCCCATTAAGTATGAAAAGAAGGTCCTGGAGATGATAGGAAAGAAACTGAAAAAGAACAGTGTAGCTCTTGATATTGTTGACTTTGGTGAGGATGAAGATGGAAAGCCAGACAAGTTGGAGGCTCTTCTTGCATCTGTTAATAATAATGACAGTAGTCATATAGTTCATGTTCCTCCTGGTCAAAATGCACTTTCTGATGTGCTCATCAG CACACCTGTGTTCACTGGGGATGGGGAAGGAGGAGGTGGCTTTGCTGCTCATGCAGCATCAGTAGGTGTTACTAATTTTGATTTCGGAGTGGATCCAAATATAGATCCAGAGCTGGCTCTTGCCCTAAGGGTTTCCATGGAAGAGGAGAGAGCAAGGCAAGAAGCTGCTGCCAAGAAGGCTGCCGAGGAATCTTCTAATCCAGAAAAAGAAGAGGAAGTGCAACCACAGTCCGATTCGCAGCATGCAACTGAACAAGTTACTGATCCCATG GATGAGGATGATGCTTTGCTAAAGCATGCCCTTGCATTGTCGATGAATATCCCAGGATCTGATTCTTCTGCGGGTGATGCTGAGATGTCTGAGGCTACCAATGATCAGGAATTGGCCATGG CACTTCAGATGTCGATGCAGGACAGTTCAAAAGATCAATCATCAGAATCAGATGTGAGCAAGGTGTTGGGAGATCAGTCTTTTATGTCATCCATCCTTTCATCA CTTCCAGGAGTCGACCCCAATGATCCAAATGTAAAAGATTTGTTAGCATCTTTGCCGGGTCAATCTGAG TCGCAAGAAAAGAAGAATGAAGATGAGCAACCAAAAGATGACAAGTGA